AGGACTTGTTATGCTTGCCCAGCCTGACACTGATACATTTATGATTATCGCATTTGCAGGAATGGCTATGTATTTAACAGCTGGAGCGAACTGGCGTGATATTTGTCTCATTATTCTGTCTGGCGTACTCATGCTAGCGACAATTGCAATCTTTCGACCATACATCATGGATCGATTTACTACCTTCTTACATCCAGAAGCAGATCCGCTTGGCAGCGGGTATCAAATTCAGCAGTCACTCATTGCTGTTGGAGCGGGGGGAGTGACGGGACGCGGCTTTGGACAAAGTATTCAAAAATTTGAATACTTGCCAGAACCAATCGGCGACTCTATTTTTGCGGTATACGCTGAAGAATTTGGGTTCGTAGGCTCACTGCTGCTCATTTGTAGTTTGGTATTTTTAACGTTGCGTGGCTATAAAACGGCAGCTGAAACAAACGATATTTTTGGCACATTACTTGTTATTGGATTCATTACGATTATCATCGCACAGGCATTTCTGAACATCGGAGCAATGCTTGCAGTTGCACCACTTTCTGGGCTTCCACTCCCTTTTATCAGCCATGGCGGAACAGCACTCATGGTCACTCTTGCGTCGCTGGGTATTGTGCTCAATGTGTCAAAATACCGAACATTGCGCTAAGGACACGTGCTACACTAGAGCCATATGAGAATTGGTTTTGTAGGAGGTGGCACAGGCGGTCATTTCTATCCGCTTATTGCCGTAGCTGAAAAGCTTAGTACTTCACAGTACTCTCCAGAGCTATATTACTTCGGGCCATCACCCTACGACAAAGAAGCGCTTGAACGACACGATATACGTTTTGTGTCGTGTCCGGCAGGGAAACTGCGACGTTACTTTTCAATTCAAAACTTCCTCGATGTGTTTCGCAACTTTTTTGGCGTTTTTGTTGCCATCTGGAAACTCTATCTTATCTATCCAGACGTGATTTTCAGCAAGGGCGGTTATACGAGCGTACCAATTCTCACTGCAGCAAAACTCCTTCGTATTCCCATTGTGATTCATGAATCAGATGCTGTCCCTGGAAGAGCAAACAAGCTTGCACTCAAGGCTGCCCAGTATATTGGCATTGCGTATGATGACGCGGCGCAGTTTTTTCCTCCGGAAAAAACTGCGCTCGTCGGCATTCCCATGCGCCAGGAAATTAAAAATCCACCAGCTGACCCCTTTGAGTATCTTGGTATTCCAAATGACAAACCCCTTATTTACATTACTGGAGGATCGACCGGCGCCACACGCATCAATGACCTTGTTCTACAATCTCTTAATAGCCTTTTACCACAGTATCGCATCTTCCACCAAACTGGTCCGGCCAATATTCAAGAACTGCGCCTCGCTGCCCAAGGACTTCTCGGTAATACACCACTCCAGAGCAACTACTACCTGGAGGGTAACGTCGCCCCAGACATGGTTTCTGCGCTCTTAAGCGCTGCCTCTCTGGTAATAACTCGCGCAGGAAGCACAACACTCTTTGAAATTGCGTATCACGGCAAACCATCCATTATCATCCCTATTCCTGAGGATGTTAGTCGCGACCAGCGTACGAACGCCTACGCCTTTGCACGAGGCGGGGGAGCAATAGTGATTGAAGAACACAACCTCACGCAACATCTACTCGCCCAAGAAATTGCCAGCATTCTAAACGATTCGCAAAAGTATCAGTCAATGGCGCAGGCTGCCAAAAGCATGTACATTGATGGGGCTGAGGACAAGATTGCTAGTATTCTAGTCTCTATTGGCGTCGAACATGGATCATAATTCAACACAAAAAGTCGTGACGCGTTTTGCACCGTCACCAACTGGTTTTTTGCATATTGGCGGAGTTCGCACCGCACTCTATGCCTACTTTTTCGCTCGCAAGCATGGCGGTGAATTTATTTTACGTATTGAAGATACCGACAAAAACCGTGAAGTCGAAGGCTCTATCAGACACATCGAAGACAGTCTCCGTTGGCTAAACATTGAATGGGATTATGGTCCAGACAAACCTGGTCCATTTGGATCATGCCTGCAATCAGACCGTCTCGATATCTACAAAAAGTACGCTGAGGGACTCATTGCCAAAGGACTCGCATATCCAGATCCATACACCGACGAAGAAGTCACTGCTTTTAGAGCAGAAGCAGACGCCGAGAAACGACCGTTCTTATTTAAAAAACATCGTCCTGAGACCTTCGAAACCTGGGATGGTACCAAGCCGCTCCGCTTCAAGTCACCTGACGTAAACCGGGTTACTTGGCACGATGCCGTGCGTGGCGAGCTTTCTGCTGGCGCGGAAATGGTCGACGACTTCATTCTCATCAAAGCCGACGGATATCCGACCTACAACTTCGCCCACATCGTGGACGACGCTGAAATGAATGTAACGCACGTGATGCGCGGCGAAGAGTTTATTTCAAGCACTCCAAAGTTCATCACGCTGTACGAAGCGTTAGGTATCAAGAAACCAATCATAGCCACGCTACCGCCAATCATGGGCCCAGACGGCAAGAAGAAGCTTAGTAAGCGAGACGGTGCAAAGGACCTGCTTGACTACAAGAAAGATGGTTACTTGCCAGAAACCATGTGCAATTTCCTAGCACTGATCGGTTGGAACCCCGGCGGCAACCAAGAAGTATTTACAGGAGAAGAACTTATCAATCTCTTTTCACTCGAGAAGGTCCAACGCTCAGGCGGCGCTTTCAACGAAGAAAAGCTCAAGTGGATGAATAAGGAACATCTCGCCACAAAGGATGATACATTCAAGCAAACCTACTTTGCTGACGCTCTTGGTGACGACGTACAAAGTCTGCCACAGTACAACAAAACACGCCTCGACCGTCTAGCGCCAAGTATTTTTGAGCGTATTCACACCAAAGTCGAAATCAAAGCTGCACATGAAGCAGGGGAGTATAGCTGGCTTTTTGATGCACCAAAGTATGACACTACACTACTCAAGTGGAAGAATGATGAATCAGTTACCCCCGCTAAGGCTCGTCTAGAAAAGGTAGCCGAACTCCTCGCTAACGCGGACTTTGCCACGCCAGATACCATCAAAGCAGCCATTTGGAGCTTTGCAGAAGAGGAGGGAAGAGGGGAAGTGCTGTGGCCACTCCGCGTGTCACTGTCTGGCCTTGAGCGCTCACCAGACCCATTCACACTCGCCTATACACTCGGTAAAGACGAGACTATTTCACGGATTAAAACTGCTTGTGATAAAATAGAAGGGTAATGCGATTTCGTTTGTTCGTAGCCTTTATTATCGGGGTGCTGCTGCCACAGCTCGTGTTTGTAGCGCCTGGCGCCGTCTTCGCAAACTCAGAAATTGACCGTCTCCGTAATGAGATAGATTCACGCAGCAATCGTTTAGCAGAGATTGAAAAAGAAATCGCTCAGTTTGAATCACAACTCCAAGAGGTGGGAGCCGAAAAGAAAACACTTCAGAGTGCCATCAACCAACTCGAACTAGAACGTAAAAAGGTTAACGCTGAGATATCAAAAACCGAAAATCTCATTACCTCAACGGATCTCGAAATTAACAAATTGATTCTTGAAATTACCCGTACCGAGCAAGACATAGAGAGCACAGAAGACGCAATTGCATCAATTATACGTTCAGAGTACAAAGATAGCGAACAAAGCCTGATTGAGCTCTTGCTGCAACATGAGCACTTGTCAGAATTCTGGGATACCTTCGAAGCGCACGAAAGCGTACGCGACATCATGGCATCAAAAGTGGCGGACCTTGACACTGCTAAGGCGCTTTTGGTAGAGAAACGCGCTCAAAATGAAGACAAGCGAGACGAGCTAAGCAGCTTAAAGAATCAGTATACCGATCAAAACACTGTACTGGTGAACAATAAGCAGGAGCAATCAAAACTACTTGAGGTGACAAAAAACGAAGAAAAGAACTACCAACAACTGCTCGCAAGTAAAAAAGAGGCAAAGGAGCAAATTGAAAAGGAAATGCGAGACTTTGAATCTAAGCTACAGTTCATTCTCGATCCAAACAGCATCCCAACTGCGGGGACGCGCGTTTTTGACTGGCCGCTAACCAACATCATCATCACTCAATATTTTGGCGGCACTGAATTCGCGGCACGCAACGCCAGTGTCTACGGTGGACGTGCGTACCACCCAGGTGTTGATTTTGGCACGCCACGCGGGACACCAATTCACGCACCACTGACCGGCGTTGTTCGTGCCACTGGCAATACCGACGCCGTTCCGGGCTGTTACTCATGGGGGAAGTGGACACTCATCGACCACGCCAACGGACTTTCAACTTTGTATGCCCATCAAGACGTCATTTCAGTAGTTCCTGGACAAAAGGTCACG
The nucleotide sequence above comes from Candidatus Nomurabacteria bacterium. Encoded proteins:
- a CDS encoding glutamate--tRNA ligase yields the protein MDHNSTQKVVTRFAPSPTGFLHIGGVRTALYAYFFARKHGGEFILRIEDTDKNREVEGSIRHIEDSLRWLNIEWDYGPDKPGPFGSCLQSDRLDIYKKYAEGLIAKGLAYPDPYTDEEVTAFRAEADAEKRPFLFKKHRPETFETWDGTKPLRFKSPDVNRVTWHDAVRGELSAGAEMVDDFILIKADGYPTYNFAHIVDDAEMNVTHVMRGEEFISSTPKFITLYEALGIKKPIIATLPPIMGPDGKKKLSKRDGAKDLLDYKKDGYLPETMCNFLALIGWNPGGNQEVFTGEELINLFSLEKVQRSGGAFNEEKLKWMNKEHLATKDDTFKQTYFADALGDDVQSLPQYNKTRLDRLAPSIFERIHTKVEIKAAHEAGEYSWLFDAPKYDTTLLKWKNDESVTPAKARLEKVAELLANADFATPDTIKAAIWSFAEEEGRGEVLWPLRVSLSGLERSPDPFTLAYTLGKDETISRIKTACDKIEG
- a CDS encoding peptidoglycan DD-metalloendopeptidase family protein, translated to MRFRLFVAFIIGVLLPQLVFVAPGAVFANSEIDRLRNEIDSRSNRLAEIEKEIAQFESQLQEVGAEKKTLQSAINQLELERKKVNAEISKTENLITSTDLEINKLILEITRTEQDIESTEDAIASIIRSEYKDSEQSLIELLLQHEHLSEFWDTFEAHESVRDIMASKVADLDTAKALLVEKRAQNEDKRDELSSLKNQYTDQNTVLVNNKQEQSKLLEVTKNEEKNYQQLLASKKEAKEQIEKEMRDFESKLQFILDPNSIPTAGTRVFDWPLTNIIITQYFGGTEFAARNASVYGGRAYHPGVDFGTPRGTPIHAPLTGVVRATGNTDAVPGCYSWGKWTLIDHANGLSTLYAHQDVISVVPGQKVTTGEVIGYSGNTGYSTGPHLHFTVYAKDGVNVRKFNEIKTVTSCGAATTPVAATDAYLDPMLYLPPY
- a CDS encoding cell division protein FtsW, which produces MAVKKPKSIDTILLGLIILMVAGGFLIFSSASLGLMARDGATFGSVATSQFIFGVIGGSLALLLMSNVYYRNLRKYAFYLFAGSLLLTVAVFIPGIGMTHAGATRWLDLGFTTIQPSEFLKIGFVVYLATWLSGVHGKISDWRFGLGPFAAITGVVGLVMLAQPDTDTFMIIAFAGMAMYLTAGANWRDICLIILSGVLMLATIAIFRPYIMDRFTTFLHPEADPLGSGYQIQQSLIAVGAGGVTGRGFGQSIQKFEYLPEPIGDSIFAVYAEEFGFVGSLLLICSLVFLTLRGYKTAAETNDIFGTLLVIGFITIIIAQAFLNIGAMLAVAPLSGLPLPFISHGGTALMVTLASLGIVLNVSKYRTLR
- a CDS encoding UDP-N-acetylglucosamine--N-acetylmuramyl-(pentapeptide) pyrophosphoryl-undecaprenol N-acetylglucosamine transferase, with the protein product MRIGFVGGGTGGHFYPLIAVAEKLSTSQYSPELYYFGPSPYDKEALERHDIRFVSCPAGKLRRYFSIQNFLDVFRNFFGVFVAIWKLYLIYPDVIFSKGGYTSVPILTAAKLLRIPIVIHESDAVPGRANKLALKAAQYIGIAYDDAAQFFPPEKTALVGIPMRQEIKNPPADPFEYLGIPNDKPLIYITGGSTGATRINDLVLQSLNSLLPQYRIFHQTGPANIQELRLAAQGLLGNTPLQSNYYLEGNVAPDMVSALLSAASLVITRAGSTTLFEIAYHGKPSIIIPIPEDVSRDQRTNAYAFARGGGAIVIEEHNLTQHLLAQEIASILNDSQKYQSMAQAAKSMYIDGAEDKIASILVSIGVEHGS